From Pseudomonas vanderleydeniana, the proteins below share one genomic window:
- a CDS encoding mechanosensitive ion channel family protein: MPRFKLAIVLSIFLLFVSGGVGAAPAAATSQAPPQPLVQGGLLGALSSSIEEVQDKLDLNDNLLDAWRLRADRAADEMDRLVSQTVERSPWSVAADFLLLSLIWIGSFAALSLLGRFFARRLNRQPLLLDRERGRSLVDYILPYMLPALASLPLTLYASHLLPVSVGRALALCLAYATSSGVFSTGLLLCLSVLFDLGHKRRAVRIIRSYSPRPLFLIGFLAALSDALTSPQIARQLGGNITSSVAVFTGLFASLFFGVLVFRLRRPVAHLIRNRSLAQRLRQPALQESLRIFSGLWYWPILLMVLVSVVNLIGAGEDSQKALRCALLTTVLLIGTVFLSTIIQHLFKGRSVEAIQRSSVYKERLLSLLHALLRIALAVTFIELLGRIWGLSLYEFAVQNTVGRAISDALSRIGLILLATWLLWVVLDTAIQEALKPPVNPRSSRQPSMRVKTILPLLRNAVKIILVVICTITTMANLGINVAPLLAGAGVVGLAIGFGSQQLVQDVITGLFIIIEDTLSIGDWVVLDSGHAGTVEGLTIRTLRLRDGKGFVHSVPFGQIKAVTNQSRQFAFAFFSVQFTYDTDVDKATALIREAGRMISEDSFLKFNLQGPLEVFGVDRMDLNGVVLTAQFRTVSGGQYAVSRAFNERLKKLVDQSPWVHFAQTYPQQVMLPSRTPSVDEGAQKVAEGGSVVLPGERVQTQ; the protein is encoded by the coding sequence GTGCCCAGATTCAAGCTGGCCATTGTCTTGTCGATCTTCCTGTTATTCGTCAGTGGCGGCGTCGGTGCCGCTCCTGCTGCCGCGACGTCCCAGGCCCCGCCCCAGCCGCTGGTGCAGGGTGGGTTGCTCGGTGCCCTGAGTTCGAGCATCGAGGAAGTCCAGGACAAGCTCGACCTCAACGACAACCTGCTGGACGCCTGGCGCCTGCGGGCCGACCGGGCGGCCGACGAAATGGATCGGCTGGTCAGCCAGACCGTCGAACGCTCGCCCTGGAGCGTGGCGGCCGACTTTCTCCTGCTGTCGTTGATCTGGATCGGCAGTTTCGCCGCGCTGAGCCTGCTCGGCCGATTCTTCGCCCGTCGGCTCAATCGGCAGCCGCTGTTGCTCGACCGCGAGCGCGGCCGTTCCTTGGTCGATTACATCCTGCCCTACATGCTGCCTGCCTTGGCCAGCCTGCCGCTGACCCTCTACGCCAGCCATCTGCTGCCGGTTTCGGTGGGCCGCGCCCTGGCCCTGTGCCTGGCCTACGCCACCAGCAGCGGGGTGTTCTCCACCGGCTTGCTGCTGTGCCTGAGCGTGCTGTTCGACCTCGGCCACAAGCGCCGGGCGGTGCGCATCATCCGCAGCTACAGCCCGCGTCCGCTGTTTCTGATCGGTTTCCTCGCTGCCCTTAGCGACGCGCTCACCAGCCCGCAGATCGCCCGCCAGCTGGGTGGCAACATCACCAGCAGCGTCGCTGTGTTCACCGGGCTGTTCGCCTCGCTGTTCTTTGGCGTGCTGGTGTTCCGCCTGCGCCGGCCAGTGGCCCATCTGATCCGCAACCGGTCGCTGGCCCAGCGCCTGCGTCAGCCGGCCCTGCAGGAGTCGCTGCGAATCTTCTCCGGCCTCTGGTACTGGCCGATCCTGCTGATGGTACTGGTCTCGGTGGTGAACCTGATCGGCGCCGGCGAGGACAGTCAGAAGGCCCTGCGCTGCGCCTTGCTGACCACGGTGCTGCTGATCGGCACGGTGTTTCTGAGCACGATCATCCAGCACCTGTTCAAGGGCCGCAGCGTCGAGGCGATCCAGCGCAGCAGTGTGTACAAGGAGCGCCTGCTGAGCCTGTTGCATGCGCTGCTGCGGATCGCCCTGGCGGTGACCTTCATCGAACTGCTGGGGCGGATCTGGGGCCTGTCGCTCTACGAGTTCGCCGTGCAGAACACCGTCGGTCGGGCAATCAGCGATGCCCTGAGCCGCATCGGCCTGATCCTGCTGGCGACCTGGCTGCTCTGGGTGGTGCTCGACACGGCGATCCAGGAGGCGTTGAAACCGCCGGTCAATCCGCGCTCGTCGCGCCAGCCGAGCATGCGGGTGAAAACCATCCTGCCGCTCTTGCGCAATGCGGTGAAGATCATCCTGGTGGTGATCTGCACCATCACCACCATGGCCAACCTGGGGATCAACGTCGCGCCGCTGCTGGCGGGGGCCGGGGTGGTCGGGCTGGCGATCGGCTTCGGTTCCCAACAGTTGGTGCAGGATGTGATCACCGGCCTGTTCATCATCATCGAGGACACCCTGTCCATCGGCGACTGGGTGGTGCTCGACTCCGGTCACGCCGGTACCGTGGAGGGGCTGACCATCCGTACCCTGCGCCTGCGCGACGGCAAGGGCTTCGTCCATTCGGTGCCGTTCGGCCAGATCAAGGCGGTCACCAACCAGTCGCGGCAATTCGCTTTCGCGTTCTTCTCGGTGCAGTTCACCTACGACACCGATGTCGACAAGGCCACCGCGCTGATCCGCGAGGCCGGGCGGATGATCAGCGAGGACAGCTTCCTCAAGTTCAACCTGCAGGGGCCGCTGGAGGTGTTCGGGGTGGATCGCATGGACCTCAATGGCGTGGTGCTGACGGCGCAGTTCCGCACCGTGTCCGGTGGGCAGTATGCGGTCAGCCGGGCATTCAACGAGCGCCTGAAGAAGCTGGTGGACCAGAGCCCGTGGGTGCACTTCGCGCAGACTTATCCACAGCAGGTGATGTTGCCCAGCCGGACGCCGTCGGTGGACGAGGGGGCGCAGAAGGTGGCAGAGGGCGGTTCGGTGGTGTTGCCAGGGGAGCGGGTACAGACACAGTGA
- a CDS encoding single-stranded DNA-binding protein, translated as MARGVNKVILVGTCGQDPEVRYLPNGNAVTNLSLATSEQWTDKQTGQKVEKTEWHRVSMFGKVAEIAGEYLRKGSQVYIEGKLQTREWEKDGIKRYTTEIIVDMQGTMQLLGGRPQQGDQQGGGNNYQQSAPRQQAPRPQQAPQRPAPQQAAPQPAPDFDSFDDDIPF; from the coding sequence ATGGCCCGTGGGGTTAACAAAGTCATATTGGTCGGCACTTGCGGCCAGGATCCCGAAGTTCGCTACCTGCCCAACGGCAACGCCGTGACCAACCTGAGTCTGGCGACCAGCGAGCAGTGGACCGACAAGCAGACCGGCCAGAAGGTCGAGAAGACCGAGTGGCACCGTGTGTCGATGTTCGGCAAGGTTGCCGAGATCGCCGGCGAATACCTGCGCAAGGGTTCGCAGGTCTACATCGAAGGCAAGCTGCAGACCCGTGAGTGGGAAAAGGACGGGATCAAGCGCTACACCACCGAGATCATCGTCGACATGCAGGGCACCATGCAGCTGCTGGGTGGCCGTCCACAACAGGGCGACCAACAGGGCGGTGGCAACAACTACCAGCAGTCCGCACCACGCCAGCAGGCGCCGCGTCCACAGCAGGCTCCACAGCGCCCAGCTCCACAGCAGGCCGCGCCGCAGCCGGCTCCGGACTTCGACAGCTTTGATGACGATATCCCGTTCTAA
- a CDS encoding MFS transporter codes for MHDPHSERMSSGETRAASGLALVFAFRMLGMFMVLPVLATYGMDLAGATPALIGLAIGAYGLTQALFQIPFGIISDRIGRRPVIYLGLIVFALGSLLAANAHSIWGVIAGRILQGAGAISAAVMALLSDLTREQHRTKAMAMIGMTIGLSFAVAMVVGPLLTRAFGLSGLFLATGGMALVGILIIAFMVPKATSPLQHRESGVARQALVPTLKHPDLLRLDLGIFVLHAMLMSSFVALPLAFVERAGLPKEQHWWVYLTALLISFFAMIPFIIYGEKKRKMKRVLLGAVTTLMLTELFFWEFGNGLRALVIGTVVFFIAFNLLEASLPSLISKVSPAGGKGTAMGVYSTSQFLGSALGGILGGWMFQHGGLSAVFLGCAALAALWLAFAVTMREPPYVTSLRLPLSPEAIREAGLVERLKAVVGVTDAVVVAEEAAIYIKLDTELLDRTTLERLVNEPASPACDA; via the coding sequence ATGCACGATCCCCACAGCGAACGCATGAGTAGCGGCGAGACCCGCGCGGCAAGCGGCCTGGCCCTGGTGTTCGCGTTCCGTATGCTTGGCATGTTCATGGTGTTGCCGGTCCTGGCGACCTACGGGATGGATCTGGCAGGCGCGACCCCCGCGCTGATCGGCCTGGCCATTGGTGCCTACGGCCTGACCCAGGCCCTGTTCCAGATCCCGTTCGGAATCATTTCCGACCGCATCGGTCGACGGCCGGTGATCTACCTGGGCCTGATCGTCTTCGCTCTCGGCAGCCTGCTGGCGGCCAACGCCCATTCGATCTGGGGCGTGATCGCCGGACGCATCCTGCAGGGTGCCGGGGCGATTTCCGCAGCGGTCATGGCACTGTTATCGGACCTGACCCGCGAGCAGCACCGTACCAAGGCCATGGCCATGATCGGCATGACCATCGGCTTGTCGTTCGCCGTGGCGATGGTCGTTGGTCCGCTGCTGACCCGCGCCTTCGGCCTGTCCGGGCTGTTCCTGGCGACCGGTGGCATGGCGTTGGTCGGTATCCTGATCATTGCCTTCATGGTGCCCAAGGCCACCAGCCCGCTGCAGCACCGCGAGTCGGGCGTGGCGCGCCAGGCGCTGGTGCCGACGCTCAAGCACCCGGACCTGCTGCGCCTGGACCTGGGCATCTTCGTGTTGCACGCGATGCTGATGTCGAGCTTCGTCGCCTTGCCGCTGGCCTTCGTCGAAAGGGCCGGCCTGCCCAAGGAACAACACTGGTGGGTGTACCTGACCGCCTTGCTGATCTCCTTCTTCGCCATGATCCCGTTCATCATCTACGGCGAGAAGAAACGCAAAATGAAACGAGTTTTACTCGGCGCCGTGACGACGTTGATGCTCACTGAGCTATTCTTCTGGGAGTTCGGCAATGGTTTGCGGGCCCTGGTGATCGGTACGGTGGTGTTCTTCATCGCCTTCAACCTGCTGGAGGCTTCGTTGCCGTCGCTGATCAGCAAGGTTTCACCAGCCGGTGGCAAGGGCACGGCGATGGGGGTGTATTCCACCAGTCAGTTCCTCGGCTCGGCACTCGGCGGTATTCTGGGCGGCTGGATGTTTCAGCATGGCGGTCTGTCGGCGGTCTTCCTCGGATGCGCCGCACTGGCTGCCCTCTGGCTGGCCTTTGCTGTTACCATGCGTGAACCTCCCTATGTGACGAGCCTGCGCTTGCCGTTATCGCCTGAGGCGATCCGCGAAGCGGGTCTGGTCGAGCGCCTGAAAGCCGTCGTAGGGGTAACCGATGCAGTGGTCGTAGCCGAAGAGGCCGCCATCTACATCAAACTGGACACCGAATTGTTGGATCGCACCACCCTCGAGCGCCTGGTCAATGAACCGGCCTCGCCAGCGTGCGACGCCTAG
- the uvrA gene encoding excinuclease ABC subunit UvrA has product MDKILIRGARTHNLKNIDLTLPRDKLIVITGLSGSGKSSLAFDTLYAEGQRRYVESLSAYARQFLSMMEKPDVDTIEGLSPAISIEQKSTSHNPRSTVGTITEIYDYLRLLYARVGTPRCPDHDIPLEAQTVSQMVDLVLAQPEGAKLMLLAPVIRERKGEHLSVFEELRAQGFVRARVDGKLYELDEVPKLDKQKKHSIDVVVDRFKVRADLQQRLAESFETALGLADGIALVAPMDDEPGEEMIFSARFACPICGHAISELEPKLFSFNNPAGACPTCDGLGVKQFFDVKRLVNGELTLAEGAIRGWDRRNVYYFQMLGSLAAHYGFSLEVPFNTLPADQQKVILSGSGNQNVDFKYLNDRGDIVKRSHPFEGIVPNLERRYRETESATVREELAKFLSTQPCPDCRGTRLRREARHVWVGEKTLPAVTNLPIGDAAGYFSGLKLTGRRGEIADKILKEICERLQFLVNVGLDYLTLDRSADTLSGGEAQRIRLASQIGAGLVGVMYILDEPSIGLHQRDNDRLLGTLKHLRDIGNTVIVVEHDEDAIRLADYVVDIGPGAGVHGGSIVAQGTAAEVMAHPDSLTGKYLSGRVKIEVPAKRTPRNKKLSLTLKGARGNNLRNVDLEIPIGLLTCVTGVSGSGKSTLINNTLFPLSATALNGATTLEAAAHDSINGLQHLDKVVDIDQSPIGRTPRSNPATYTGLFTPIRELFAGVPESRSRGYGPGRFSFNVKGGRCEACQGDGLIKVEMHFLPDIYVPCDVCKSKRYNRETLEIKYKGKSIHEVLEMTIEDAREFFDAVPALARKLQTLMDVGLSYIKLGQSATTLSGGEAQRVKLSRELSKRDTGKTLYILDEPTTGLHFADIQQLLDVLHRLRDHGNTVVVIEHNLDVIKTADWLVDLGPEGGSKGGQIIAVGTPEQVAEMPQSHTGHYLKPLLIRDRA; this is encoded by the coding sequence TTGGACAAGATCCTGATTCGTGGGGCTCGAACCCACAACCTGAAGAACATCGACCTGACCCTGCCCCGGGACAAGCTGATCGTCATCACCGGCCTGTCCGGGTCCGGCAAGTCATCCCTGGCGTTCGACACGCTGTACGCCGAGGGCCAGCGCCGCTACGTCGAGTCGCTGTCGGCCTATGCCCGGCAGTTCCTGTCGATGATGGAAAAACCTGACGTCGACACCATCGAAGGCCTGTCGCCGGCCATTTCCATCGAACAGAAATCGACCTCGCACAACCCGCGCTCGACAGTCGGCACCATCACCGAGATCTACGACTACCTGCGCCTGCTGTATGCCCGCGTGGGCACGCCGCGTTGCCCGGACCACGACATTCCGCTGGAGGCGCAGACCGTCAGCCAGATGGTCGATCTGGTGCTGGCCCAGCCCGAGGGCGCCAAGCTGATGCTGCTGGCACCGGTGATTCGTGAACGCAAGGGCGAGCACCTGTCGGTGTTCGAGGAACTGCGGGCCCAGGGCTTCGTCCGTGCCCGGGTCGACGGAAAATTGTACGAGCTGGACGAAGTGCCCAAGCTCGACAAGCAGAAGAAGCACTCTATCGACGTGGTCGTCGACCGCTTCAAGGTCCGCGCCGACCTGCAGCAGCGCCTGGCGGAATCCTTCGAGACCGCACTGGGGCTGGCCGACGGCATTGCCCTGGTCGCGCCAATGGACGACGAGCCCGGCGAGGAAATGATCTTCTCCGCGCGCTTCGCCTGCCCGATCTGTGGCCACGCCATCAGCGAGCTGGAACCGAAGCTGTTCTCCTTCAACAACCCGGCCGGCGCCTGCCCGACCTGCGACGGCCTCGGCGTAAAGCAGTTCTTCGACGTCAAGCGCCTGGTTAATGGCGAACTGACGCTGGCCGAAGGCGCGATACGCGGCTGGGACCGGCGCAACGTCTACTACTTCCAGATGCTCGGCTCGCTGGCCGCGCACTACGGCTTCAGCCTGGAAGTGCCGTTCAACACCTTGCCGGCGGACCAGCAGAAGGTCATCCTCAGTGGCAGCGGCAACCAGAACGTCGACTTCAAGTACCTCAATGACCGCGGCGATATCGTCAAGCGCTCGCACCCGTTCGAAGGCATCGTGCCGAACCTCGAGCGCCGCTACCGCGAGACCGAGTCGGCCACCGTGCGCGAGGAGCTGGCCAAGTTCCTCAGCACCCAGCCCTGCCCGGACTGCCGTGGCACCCGCCTGCGCCGTGAGGCGCGGCATGTGTGGGTGGGCGAAAAGACCCTGCCGGCAGTCACCAACCTGCCGATCGGCGATGCCGCCGGCTACTTCTCGGGGCTGAAGCTGACCGGGCGACGCGGCGAGATCGCCGACAAGATCCTCAAGGAGATCTGCGAACGCCTGCAGTTCCTGGTCAACGTCGGTCTCGACTACCTGACCCTGGACCGCAGTGCCGACACCCTGTCCGGCGGCGAGGCACAGCGGATCCGCCTGGCCAGCCAGATCGGCGCCGGCCTGGTCGGGGTGATGTACATCCTCGACGAACCCTCCATCGGCCTGCACCAGCGTGACAACGACCGCCTGCTCGGCACCCTGAAGCACCTGAGGGACATTGGCAACACGGTGATCGTGGTCGAGCACGACGAGGACGCGATCCGCCTAGCCGACTACGTGGTGGATATCGGCCCGGGTGCCGGCGTGCATGGCGGCAGCATCGTTGCCCAGGGCACCGCCGCCGAAGTCATGGCCCACCCGGACTCGCTCACAGGCAAGTACCTGTCGGGCCGGGTGAAGATCGAAGTGCCGGCCAAACGGACGCCACGCAACAAGAAGCTGTCGCTGACCCTCAAGGGCGCGCGCGGCAACAACCTGCGCAACGTCGACCTGGAAATCCCGATCGGCCTGCTGACCTGCGTGACCGGCGTGTCCGGTTCGGGCAAGTCGACCCTGATCAACAACACCCTGTTCCCGCTCAGTGCCACCGCGCTCAATGGTGCCACGACCCTGGAGGCTGCGGCCCACGACAGCATCAACGGCCTGCAGCACCTGGACAAGGTGGTGGATATCGACCAGAGCCCGATCGGTCGGACACCACGCTCGAACCCGGCGACCTACACCGGCCTGTTCACGCCGATTCGCGAACTGTTCGCCGGCGTGCCGGAGTCCCGCTCCCGCGGATACGGCCCGGGCCGCTTCTCGTTCAACGTCAAGGGCGGCCGTTGCGAGGCTTGCCAGGGCGATGGTCTGATCAAGGTGGAGATGCACTTCCTGCCGGACATCTACGTACCGTGCGACGTGTGCAAGAGCAAGCGCTACAACCGCGAAACCCTGGAGATCAAGTACAAGGGCAAGAGCATCCACGAGGTGCTGGAGATGACCATCGAGGATGCCAGGGAGTTCTTCGATGCCGTGCCGGCGCTGGCGCGCAAGCTGCAGACGCTGATGGACGTGGGGCTGTCCTACATCAAGCTGGGGCAATCGGCGACCACCCTGTCCGGTGGCGAGGCACAGCGAGTCAAGCTCTCTCGTGAGCTGTCCAAGCGCGATACCGGCAAGACCCTGTACATCCTCGACGAGCCGACCACCGGCCTGCACTTCGCGGATATCCAGCAATTGCTGGACGTGCTGCACCGGTTGCGCGACCACGGCAACACCGTGGTGGTGATCGAGCACAACCTGGATGTGATCAAGACCGCCGACTGGCTGGTGGACCTTGGACCCGAGGGGGGATCCAAGGGTGGACAGATCATCGCGGTAGGGACGCCGGAGCAAGTGGCAGAGATGCCACAGTCGCATACCGGGCATTACCTGAAGCCGCTGTTGATTCGCGATCGTGCGTAA
- the bfr gene encoding bacterioferritin, which produces MQGHPDVIDYLNTLLTGELAARDQYLIHSRMYEDWGFSKLYERINHESEEEAQHADALIRRILMLEGTPRMRPDDLDVGTTVPDMFAADLRLEYKVRAALCKGIELCEQHKDYISRDILRQQLADTEEDHTYWLEKQLGLIKSVGLENYLQSQF; this is translated from the coding sequence ATGCAAGGTCACCCGGACGTAATCGATTACCTCAACACGTTGCTGACGGGTGAACTGGCAGCTCGTGACCAATATCTGATCCATTCGCGGATGTATGAGGACTGGGGCTTCAGCAAGCTCTACGAGCGCATCAACCACGAGAGTGAGGAAGAGGCCCAACACGCCGACGCGCTGATCCGTCGGATCCTGATGCTCGAGGGCACTCCGCGCATGCGTCCGGATGACCTGGACGTGGGCACTACCGTGCCGGACATGTTCGCTGCCGACCTGCGTCTGGAGTACAAGGTGCGCGCCGCGCTGTGCAAGGGCATCGAGCTCTGCGAGCAGCACAAGGACTACATCTCCCGCGATATCCTGCGTCAGCAGCTGGCGGATACCGAGGAAGATCACACCTACTGGCTGGAGAAACAGTTGGGGTTGATCAAGTCCGTTGGGCTGGAGAACTACCTGCAGTCGCAGTTCTGA
- a CDS encoding catalase, producing MSQNKTLTTASGAPVADNQNSRSAGPRGPLLLDDFHLIEKLAHFNRENIPERRVHAKGSGAYGTFTVTKDITQYTSAKLFESIGKKTETFLRFSTVGGERGSADTERDPRGFALKFYTEEGNWDIVGNNTPVFFIRDPLKFPDFIHTQKRLPQSNLKSAQMMWDFWSHSPEALHQITILFSDRGIPDGYRHMHGFGSHTYSLINAKGERHWVKWHYKTKQGIKNLAPAEAARLAGTDPDYAQRDLFNAIERGDFPKWSVCIQIMTEAQAAAHYENPFDVTKTWSQKEFPLIEVGELELNRNPLNYFAEVEQAAFGPSNMVPGVGLSPDRMLQGRVFAYADAHRYRVGTNHQQLPVNAPRSPVNSYQRDGAMAFGSNGGAAPNYEPNSYADAPKQAPRYAEPALALSGAADRYDHREDTDYFSHAGALFRLMNDEQKALLINNIAGAMSGVSDDVVQRQLQYFVKADPAYGEGIAKALGIVLK from the coding sequence ATGAGCCAGAACAAAACGCTGACGACCGCCAGCGGCGCTCCCGTCGCGGATAACCAGAATTCCCGTTCCGCTGGCCCTCGTGGCCCACTGCTGCTCGACGACTTCCACCTGATCGAGAAGCTTGCCCATTTCAACCGTGAAAACATTCCTGAGCGCCGCGTGCACGCCAAGGGGTCGGGCGCCTACGGTACCTTCACCGTCACCAAGGACATCACCCAGTACACCAGCGCCAAGCTGTTTGAATCGATTGGCAAGAAGACCGAGACCTTCCTGCGTTTCTCCACGGTGGGTGGTGAGCGGGGTTCGGCTGATACCGAGCGCGATCCGCGCGGTTTCGCCCTGAAGTTCTACACCGAGGAAGGCAACTGGGACATCGTCGGCAACAATACGCCTGTGTTCTTCATCCGTGATCCGCTCAAATTCCCGGATTTTATCCACACCCAGAAACGTCTGCCGCAAAGCAACCTGAAAAGCGCGCAGATGATGTGGGACTTCTGGTCGCACTCGCCCGAGGCGCTGCACCAGATCACCATCCTGTTCTCGGACCGCGGGATTCCGGACGGCTACCGTCACATGCACGGTTTTGGCAGCCACACCTACAGCCTGATCAACGCCAAGGGCGAGCGTCACTGGGTGAAGTGGCACTACAAGACCAAACAGGGCATCAAGAACCTGGCGCCGGCCGAAGCAGCACGCCTGGCGGGTACCGATCCGGATTACGCACAGCGTGACCTGTTCAACGCCATCGAGCGCGGCGACTTCCCGAAATGGAGCGTTTGCATCCAGATCATGACCGAAGCCCAGGCTGCGGCGCACTACGAGAACCCGTTCGACGTGACCAAGACCTGGTCGCAGAAGGAGTTCCCGCTGATCGAAGTGGGTGAGCTGGAACTGAACCGCAACCCGCTGAACTACTTTGCTGAGGTCGAGCAGGCCGCCTTCGGTCCGAGCAACATGGTTCCGGGCGTCGGCCTGTCGCCAGACCGCATGCTGCAAGGTCGTGTATTCGCCTACGCTGATGCCCACCGCTACCGCGTCGGCACCAACCACCAGCAGCTGCCGGTGAACGCGCCACGTAGCCCGGTCAACAGCTACCAGCGCGACGGTGCGATGGCTTTCGGCAGCAATGGGGGGGCAGCGCCGAACTACGAGCCTAACAGCTACGCCGACGCGCCGAAGCAGGCTCCTCGCTACGCCGAGCCGGCGCTGGCACTGAGCGGTGCGGCGGACCGCTACGATCATCGCGAAGATACCGACTACTTCAGCCACGCCGGTGCGCTGTTCCGGTTGATGAACGATGAGCAGAAGGCGCTGCTGATCAACAACATCGCCGGCGCCATGAGCGGCGTCTCCGATGATGTGGTACAGCGCCAGCTGCAGTATTTCGTCAAGGCTGACCCGGCATACGGGGAAGGCATCGCGAAGGCGCTGGGAATAGTGCTGAAGTAA